The Haloferax sp. Atlit-12N genome window below encodes:
- a CDS encoding metal ABC transporter permease, with protein sequence MAVELFAVLQAGPLDAVLAPFYWFLALWSDLLFVVGDATGLSFLDYQFMHRAILVGLCIGVMAPLIGTFLVHRQLALIGDALAHTAFAGVAVGLFLNGVFSLGVSPYLTAVVVAVIAALLIELISEATDAYNDVSMAIVLSTGFALGTVLISLNAGGLAVGINQYLFGNLSTVSAENAAILLVLFAVIVGTVALTRNQLLYVTFDETAAAVSGISVTWYNRVMVMLTALVVVGAMQIMGVILVAAMLVVPVAGAAQVSRSFSESLLVSVVLAELAVLLGIGASYYGEATAGGVIVLVAVGIYVVAVAIGKVQARAGDDATPELGSIESSDL encoded by the coding sequence ATGGCCGTCGAACTGTTCGCCGTGTTGCAGGCGGGCCCGTTAGACGCCGTCCTCGCGCCGTTCTACTGGTTCCTCGCGCTGTGGTCCGACCTGCTTTTCGTCGTCGGCGACGCGACTGGCCTCAGCTTCCTCGACTACCAGTTCATGCACCGCGCCATCCTCGTCGGCCTCTGTATCGGCGTGATGGCCCCACTCATCGGGACGTTTCTCGTCCACCGTCAACTCGCGCTCATCGGCGACGCGCTCGCCCACACCGCCTTCGCCGGGGTCGCCGTCGGCCTCTTTCTCAACGGCGTGTTCAGCCTCGGCGTCTCGCCGTACCTGACCGCCGTCGTCGTCGCCGTCATCGCGGCGCTCCTCATCGAACTCATCTCCGAGGCGACCGACGCCTACAACGACGTGTCGATGGCAATCGTGCTCTCGACCGGGTTCGCGCTGGGGACCGTCCTCATCAGCCTCAACGCGGGCGGCCTCGCCGTCGGCATCAACCAGTACCTCTTCGGCAACCTCTCGACCGTCTCGGCGGAGAACGCGGCCATCCTGCTCGTGCTGTTCGCCGTCATCGTCGGCACCGTCGCGCTCACGCGCAACCAACTGCTCTACGTGACGTTCGACGAGACGGCCGCCGCCGTCTCGGGCATCTCGGTCACGTGGTACAACCGCGTGATGGTCATGCTGACCGCGCTCGTCGTCGTCGGCGCGATGCAGATTATGGGCGTCATCCTCGTCGCCGCCATGCTCGTCGTCCCCGTCGCCGGCGCGGCGCAGGTCTCCCGAAGCTTCTCGGAGTCGCTTCTGGTCTCCGTCGTCCTCGCGGAACTCGCCGTGCTCCTCGGCATCGGCGCGTCCTACTACGGCGAGGCGACCGCGGGCGGCGTCATCGTGCTTGTCGCGGTCGGCATCTACGTCGTCGCCGTCGCCATCGGCAAGGTGCAGGCGCGCGCCGGCGACGATGCGACGCCCGAACTGGGGAGTATCGAGTCTTCCGACCTGTAA
- a CDS encoding metal ABC transporter substrate-binding protein — protein MNTNADSSDPKLSRRSVVAAGSGLLTAGLAGCLGGGGGAGGGSDGSNTGSNDASGGSESEDEYVVVASFFSFYDFARKVAADTPVTLKNLIPTGLHGHGWEPDASVTRDIIEADAFVHVGEDFQPWADRAIQTLKDDDVDTQLINVREGVELVELAASLDRDEEGVGEGRGKDPHFWLDPQRAKTAVDNITDGLVELAPEYEETFRDNADAYKADVLDRIDRDYQDIFDRASRKVVQLAAHNAFQYIGVRYGVEMRPLVVNLAASGDVKPSDITEAKRVIEDNDIKYIGAGVFETRRPAKQLIAETSVEAYFPVTPYAGVREDWVENDWGYEEIAYNINMPTFEVVLGNKSPEEVGYDGWADEWRNFE, from the coding sequence ATGAACACTAACGCAGATTCGTCCGACCCCAAACTCTCTCGGCGGTCGGTCGTCGCGGCCGGTTCCGGTCTGTTGACGGCCGGCCTCGCCGGCTGTCTCGGCGGTGGCGGCGGAGCGGGAGGCGGAAGCGACGGCTCGAACACCGGCTCGAACGACGCCTCCGGCGGGTCGGAGTCGGAAGACGAGTACGTCGTGGTCGCCTCGTTCTTCAGTTTCTACGACTTCGCGCGCAAGGTCGCGGCCGACACGCCAGTCACGCTCAAAAACCTCATTCCGACCGGCCTCCACGGTCACGGGTGGGAACCCGACGCGAGCGTCACGCGCGACATCATCGAGGCCGACGCGTTCGTCCACGTCGGTGAGGACTTCCAGCCGTGGGCCGACCGCGCCATCCAGACGCTGAAAGACGACGACGTTGACACCCAACTCATCAACGTCCGCGAGGGCGTCGAACTCGTGGAACTCGCCGCGAGCCTCGACCGCGACGAGGAGGGCGTCGGCGAAGGTCGCGGGAAGGACCCCCACTTCTGGCTCGACCCCCAACGCGCCAAGACCGCCGTCGACAACATCACCGACGGGTTAGTCGAACTCGCCCCCGAGTACGAAGAGACGTTCCGCGACAACGCCGACGCGTACAAAGCCGACGTTCTCGACCGCATCGACCGCGACTACCAGGACATCTTCGATCGGGCGTCGCGCAAGGTCGTCCAGTTGGCGGCCCACAACGCCTTCCAGTACATCGGCGTCCGCTACGGCGTCGAGATGCGCCCGCTCGTCGTCAATCTCGCCGCCAGCGGTGACGTGAAGCCCTCGGACATCACCGAGGCGAAGCGGGTCATCGAGGACAACGACATCAAGTACATCGGCGCGGGCGTCTTCGAGACGCGCCGCCCGGCGAAACAGCTCATCGCCGAGACGTCCGTCGAGGCGTACTTCCCCGTCACCCCCTACGCGGGCGTCCGCGAGGACTGGGTCGAAAACGACTGGGGCTACGAGGAAATCGCCTACAACATCAACATGCCCACGTTCGAGGTCGTCCTCGGCAACAAGTCGCCTGAGGAGGTCGGCTACGACGGCTGGGCGGACGAGTGGAGGAACTTCGAATGA
- a CDS encoding metal ABC transporter ATP-binding protein, which translates to MSALSNGESAESTESPESDVADAAADDGRDSSGPLVELADVEFGYTATPVVEDISLRIDPGEYVAIVGPNGSGKSTLMKLILGLLRPDEGTSRLFGEPSHAFDDGARIGYVAQHASASKEMPITVREVVKMGRFPHVGFGRLSAEDHRIVDEALATVGMTDFANRRVTKLSGGQRQRAFIARALAGEADLLVLDEPTVGVDAESVDAFYDLLEALNEEGITILLIEHDLGAVTDHARRVVCLNREVYFDGPTDEFVESDALARAFGTAASFAGGSGGGRT; encoded by the coding sequence ATGAGCGCCCTCAGTAACGGCGAGTCCGCTGAGTCCACTGAATCCCCCGAGAGCGACGTCGCCGACGCCGCCGCCGACGACGGCCGCGACTCGTCCGGCCCGCTCGTCGAACTCGCAGACGTCGAGTTCGGCTACACCGCGACGCCCGTCGTAGAAGACATCTCGCTCCGTATCGACCCCGGCGAGTACGTCGCCATCGTCGGGCCGAACGGGTCGGGGAAGTCGACGCTGATGAAGCTCATCCTCGGCCTGCTCCGACCTGACGAGGGGACCTCGCGGCTGTTCGGCGAACCCTCCCACGCTTTCGACGACGGCGCGCGCATCGGCTACGTCGCCCAGCACGCGAGCGCCTCCAAGGAGATGCCCATCACGGTCCGCGAGGTCGTGAAGATGGGTCGGTTCCCCCACGTCGGCTTCGGCCGACTCTCCGCGGAGGACCACCGCATCGTCGACGAGGCGCTCGCCACGGTCGGCATGACCGACTTCGCGAACCGCCGGGTGACGAAGCTCTCGGGCGGCCAGCGCCAGCGCGCCTTCATCGCCCGCGCGCTCGCCGGCGAGGCCGACCTGCTCGTCTTGGACGAGCCGACCGTCGGCGTCGACGCCGAGTCGGTCGACGCCTTCTACGACCTGCTCGAAGCGCTCAACGAGGAGGGCATCACGATTCTCCTCATCGAACACGACCTCGGCGCGGTCACCGACCACGCCCGGCGCGTCGTCTGTCTCAACCGCGAGGTCTACTTCGACGGCCCGACCGACGAGTTCGTCGAGAGCGACGCGCTCGCGCGGGCCTTCGGCACAGCGGCCTCCTTCGCGGGGGGTTCGGGTGGTGGCCGCACGTGA
- a CDS encoding ABC transporter ATP-binding protein, with protein MIHDERNVPLAIETESLRKEYGDTVAVTGLSLRVESGSVYGFLGPNGAGKTTTMRMLTTLTAPTSGSARVAGASIEDRASVTSRIGFLPDVPPLYDELTAREQLRYAGGIRDLPAETIRERVSALLDRFDLSDDADRRLGEYSRGMRKRVGLIQILLHDPEVVFLDEPTSGLDPRSARTMRRVIEDLADDETTVFLSSHLLTVVEALADRVGVIQDGRLVTEGPLDAVKRKAQRDGESEGLEAAFLEMTEGRSE; from the coding sequence GTGATACACGACGAACGAAACGTGCCGCTAGCAATCGAGACCGAGTCGCTCCGGAAGGAGTACGGCGACACCGTCGCAGTCACAGGGCTCTCGCTCCGAGTGGAGTCGGGGAGCGTCTACGGATTCCTCGGTCCGAACGGTGCGGGGAAGACGACGACGATGCGCATGCTCACGACGCTGACGGCGCCGACGAGCGGCAGCGCGCGCGTCGCCGGGGCGTCCATCGAAGACAGGGCGTCGGTGACGAGTCGAATCGGGTTTCTGCCGGACGTTCCGCCGCTGTACGACGAACTCACCGCGCGCGAACAGTTGCGGTACGCGGGCGGCATCCGTGACCTGCCCGCCGAGACGATTCGCGAACGGGTTTCGGCGCTTCTCGACCGGTTCGACCTGTCCGACGACGCCGACCGCCGCCTCGGAGAGTACTCCCGCGGGATGCGAAAGCGCGTCGGGCTCATTCAGATACTCTTGCACGACCCCGAGGTTGTGTTTCTCGACGAGCCGACGTCCGGACTGGACCCGCGGTCGGCGCGGACGATGCGCCGCGTCATCGAAGACCTGGCCGACGATGAGACCACCGTGTTCCTCTCATCGCACCTGCTCACCGTCGTCGAGGCGCTCGCGGACCGCGTCGGCGTCATTCAGGACGGACGGCTCGTCACCGAGGGGCCACTGGACGCGGTGAAACGCAAAGCGCAGCGCGACGGGGAGTCGGAAGGGCTCGAAGCCGCCTTCCTAGAGATGACCGAGGGCCGGAGCGAGTGA